A stretch of the Aegilops tauschii subsp. strangulata cultivar AL8/78 chromosome 4, Aet v6.0, whole genome shotgun sequence genome encodes the following:
- the LOC109774309 gene encoding 3-ketoacyl-CoA synthase 6-like isoform X2, with translation MVTVPVAAAGLIAMVHLGAEELASRFSVLNPVHLFLACFFPAAAAIVYLMLRPRAVYLVDYAGFCTPFNCRVPFATFLEHAKQHPQLNERSIWFMTRLMERSGIGEETGLPPAHHYVGTHKYCSVDAARSEFELVAFSAIDDLLTKTGIALDTVDILIVNCSLFCPTPSLVDMIINKYKLRSDIRGMHLAGMGCSAGMISVGLARNLLQVARQGAHALVISMETITPNYYLGTERAMLLPNCLFRIGGAAALLSTSSAKARFRLRHVVRTLTGAEDSSYQCVFQEEDREGHRGINLNKDLMNIAGNSLKANITAMGPLVLPAREQLMFAFSFIARKVIGKRVKPYIPDFRTAFEQFCIHAGGRAVIDELQKSLSLSDEQVEASRMTLHRFGNTSSSSLWYELAYIEAKGRMRKGDRVWMIGFGSGFKCNSAAWECIEPARNAHGPWATSIHRYPVDVPDVFKH, from the exons ATGGTCACCGTGCCCGTCGCCGCTGCGGGCCTTATCGCGATGGTGCACTTGGGGGCGGAGGAGCTGGCCAGCCGATTCTCTGTGCTCAACCCAGTGCACCTGTTTTTGGCATGTTTCTTCCCGGCCGCAGCGGCCATCGTCTACCTCATGCTGCGTCCGCGCGCGGTGTACCTCGTCGACTACGCCGGCTTCTGCACCCCGTTTAACTGCCGCGTCCCCTTCGCCACTTTTCTCGAGCACGCCAAACAACATCCCCAGCTCAACGAGCGCAGCATCTGGTTCATGACGCGGCTGATGGAGCGCTCGGGGATCGGGGAGGAGACCGGTCTGCCCCCGGCGCACCACTACGTTGGGACACACAAATATTGCAGCGTAGACGCCGCCCGCTCTGAGTTCGAGCTTGTGGCCTTCTCGGCCATCGACGACCTGCTAACCAAGACCGGCATCGCCCTGGACACCGTCGACATACTCATCGTCAACTGCAGCTTGTTCTGTCCCACGCCCTCGTTGGTCGACATGATCATAAACAAGTACAAGCTGCGGAGCGACATCCGTGGCATGCACCTCGCCGGCATGGGATGCAGCGCAGGGATGATCTCCGTGGGGCTCGCGAGGAACCTCCTTCAGGTTGCTCGCCAGGGCGCGCACGCGCTCGTCATCTCCATGGAGACCATCACACCAAACTACTACCTCGGGACCGAACGCGCGATGCTCCTGCCCAACTGCCTCTTCCGCATAGGCGGGGCGGCAGCGCTGCTGTCGACATCATCGGCAAAGGCCCGGTTCCGCCTAAGGCATGTCGTGCGCACCCTCACCGGCGCCGAGGATAGTTCGTACCAGTGTGTGTTCCAGGAGGAGGACCGAGAGGGCCACCGGGGGATCAACCTCAACAAGGACCTGATGAACATCGCCGGCAACTCGCTCAAGGCCAACATCACTGCAATGGGCCCACTCGTCCTGCCGGCCAGGGAGCAGCTCATGTTCGCCTTCTCCTTCATCGCACGGAAGGTGATCGGCAAGAGAGTGAAGCCGTACATCCCGGACTTCCGCACTGCCTTTGAGCAGTTCTGCATCCACGCCGGTGGCCGCGCGGTCATCGACGAGCTGCAGAAGAGCCTTAGCCTTTCCGACGAGCAGGTGGAGGCATCACGGATGACGCTGCACCGGTTCGGAAACACGTCGAGTAGCTCGCTGTGGTACGAGCTGGCCTACATCGAGGCCAAGGGCCGCATGCGCAAGGGCGACCGCGTGTGGATGATCGGCTTCGGATCCGGATTCAAGTGCAATAGTGCGGCATGGGAGTGCATCGAGCCTGCACGCAACGCGCATGG TCCGTGGGCAACGTCCATCCACAGATATCCGGTGGATGTTCCTGATGTTTTCAAGCATTAA
- the LOC109774309 gene encoding 3-ketoacyl-CoA synthase 6-like isoform X1 produces MVTVPVAAAGLIAMVHLGAEELASRFSVLNPVHLFLACFFPAAAAIVYLMLRPRAVYLVDYAGFCTPFNCRVPFATFLEHAKQHPQLNERSIWFMTRLMERSGIGEETGLPPAHHYVGTHKYCSVDAARSEFELVAFSAIDDLLTKTGIALDTVDILIVNCSLFCPTPSLVDMIINKYKLRSDIRGMHLAGMGCSAGMISVGLARNLLQVARQGAHALVISMETITPNYYLGTERAMLLPNCLFRIGGAAALLSTSSAKARFRLRHVVRTLTGAEDSSYQCVFQEEDREGHRGINLNKDLMNIAGNSLKANITAMGPLVLPAREQLMFAFSFIARKVIGKRVKPYIPDFRTAFEQFCIHAGGRAVIDELQKSLSLSDEQVEASRMTLHRFGNTSSSSLWYELAYIEAKGRMRKGDRVWMIGFGSGFKCNSAAWECIEPARNAHGSGLRERRRATGRPTAARRGWPAEGAAAAACRGSGGSLQVRCRVTTAAACVGSGDGGGLRRVRRRQRLPADGATAAACGGSDDSGMRRERRRRRSTDGAATAAIACGGNDGGCRLRRERRWPA; encoded by the coding sequence ATGGTCACCGTGCCCGTCGCCGCTGCGGGCCTTATCGCGATGGTGCACTTGGGGGCGGAGGAGCTGGCCAGCCGATTCTCTGTGCTCAACCCAGTGCACCTGTTTTTGGCATGTTTCTTCCCGGCCGCAGCGGCCATCGTCTACCTCATGCTGCGTCCGCGCGCGGTGTACCTCGTCGACTACGCCGGCTTCTGCACCCCGTTTAACTGCCGCGTCCCCTTCGCCACTTTTCTCGAGCACGCCAAACAACATCCCCAGCTCAACGAGCGCAGCATCTGGTTCATGACGCGGCTGATGGAGCGCTCGGGGATCGGGGAGGAGACCGGTCTGCCCCCGGCGCACCACTACGTTGGGACACACAAATATTGCAGCGTAGACGCCGCCCGCTCTGAGTTCGAGCTTGTGGCCTTCTCGGCCATCGACGACCTGCTAACCAAGACCGGCATCGCCCTGGACACCGTCGACATACTCATCGTCAACTGCAGCTTGTTCTGTCCCACGCCCTCGTTGGTCGACATGATCATAAACAAGTACAAGCTGCGGAGCGACATCCGTGGCATGCACCTCGCCGGCATGGGATGCAGCGCAGGGATGATCTCCGTGGGGCTCGCGAGGAACCTCCTTCAGGTTGCTCGCCAGGGCGCGCACGCGCTCGTCATCTCCATGGAGACCATCACACCAAACTACTACCTCGGGACCGAACGCGCGATGCTCCTGCCCAACTGCCTCTTCCGCATAGGCGGGGCGGCAGCGCTGCTGTCGACATCATCGGCAAAGGCCCGGTTCCGCCTAAGGCATGTCGTGCGCACCCTCACCGGCGCCGAGGATAGTTCGTACCAGTGTGTGTTCCAGGAGGAGGACCGAGAGGGCCACCGGGGGATCAACCTCAACAAGGACCTGATGAACATCGCCGGCAACTCGCTCAAGGCCAACATCACTGCAATGGGCCCACTCGTCCTGCCGGCCAGGGAGCAGCTCATGTTCGCCTTCTCCTTCATCGCACGGAAGGTGATCGGCAAGAGAGTGAAGCCGTACATCCCGGACTTCCGCACTGCCTTTGAGCAGTTCTGCATCCACGCCGGTGGCCGCGCGGTCATCGACGAGCTGCAGAAGAGCCTTAGCCTTTCCGACGAGCAGGTGGAGGCATCACGGATGACGCTGCACCGGTTCGGAAACACGTCGAGTAGCTCGCTGTGGTACGAGCTGGCCTACATCGAGGCCAAGGGCCGCATGCGCAAGGGCGACCGCGTGTGGATGATCGGCTTCGGATCCGGATTCAAGTGCAATAGTGCGGCATGGGAGTGCATCGAGCCTGCACGCAACGCGCATGGATCGGGGCTTAGGGAGCGGCGGCGCGCCACTGGTCGGCCAACTGCAGCTCGTCGAGGATGGCCTGCggagggagcggcggcggcggcctgcaGAGGGAGCGGCGGCAGCCTGCAGGTCCGGTGCCGGGTGACAACGGCGGCAGCCTGTGTAGGGAGCGGTGACGGCGGTGGTCTGCGGAGGgtgcggcgacggcagcggtTGCCTGCGGATGGAGCGACGGCGGCTGCCTGCGGAGGGAGCGACGACAGCGGCATGCGTAGGGAGCGTCGACGGCGGCGGTCTACTGACGGAGCGGCGACGGCGGCAATTGCCTGCGGAGGGAATGACGGCGGCTGTCGCCTGCGGAGGGAGCGGCGGTGGCCTGCCTAG